From the Microbacterium thalassium genome, one window contains:
- a CDS encoding aspartate aminotransferase family protein produces the protein MSTTTDRHARTEAELQGMARDHLWMHFARQSVMTEGPGVPIIVKGEGHHIWDSQGKKYIDGLAGLFVVNAGHGRRRLAEASAKQAEQLAFFPIWSYAHPAAIELADRIAGYAPGDLNHVFFSTGGGEAVETAFKLAKQYWKTVGRPMKHKVISRAIAYHGTPQGALAITGLPGMKQMFEPITPGGFRVPNTNFYRAEEQGFPGGTEEEFGKWAADRIEEMIQFEGPETVAAVFLEPVQNSGGCFPPPPGYFQRVREICDKYDVLLVSDEVICAFGRIGEFFAADAYGYQPDMITFAKAVTSGYSPLGGTVVSDRIYEPFSHGNASFAHGYTFAGHPVSAAVALENLDIFEEEGLNAHVRENSPIFRRTLEKLTDLPIVGDVRGDGYFFGIELVKDKTTKQTFDEDESERLLRGFMSKALFDAGLYCRADDRGDPVIQLAPPLTIGPQEFVEIEQILRGVLTEAWARL, from the coding sequence ATGTCCACGACCACCGACCGCCACGCCCGCACCGAGGCCGAGCTCCAGGGGATGGCGCGCGACCACCTCTGGATGCACTTCGCCCGTCAGTCGGTGATGACCGAGGGCCCCGGCGTCCCCATCATCGTCAAGGGCGAGGGCCACCACATCTGGGACTCGCAGGGCAAGAAGTACATCGACGGCCTCGCCGGCCTGTTCGTCGTCAACGCCGGCCACGGGCGCCGCCGTCTCGCGGAGGCGTCGGCGAAGCAGGCCGAGCAGCTGGCGTTCTTCCCGATCTGGTCGTACGCGCACCCGGCGGCGATCGAACTCGCCGACCGCATCGCCGGCTACGCGCCCGGCGACCTCAACCACGTCTTCTTCTCCACCGGCGGCGGCGAAGCGGTCGAGACCGCCTTCAAGCTCGCCAAGCAGTACTGGAAGACCGTCGGCCGCCCCATGAAGCACAAGGTCATCTCGCGCGCCATCGCCTACCACGGCACACCGCAGGGGGCGCTCGCGATCACGGGCCTGCCGGGCATGAAGCAGATGTTCGAGCCGATCACCCCCGGCGGCTTCCGCGTGCCGAACACGAACTTCTACCGCGCCGAGGAGCAGGGCTTTCCCGGCGGCACGGAGGAGGAGTTCGGAAAGTGGGCCGCCGACCGCATCGAGGAGATGATCCAGTTCGAGGGCCCCGAGACGGTCGCGGCGGTCTTCCTCGAGCCGGTGCAGAACTCGGGCGGATGCTTCCCGCCCCCGCCCGGGTACTTCCAGCGCGTGCGCGAGATCTGCGACAAGTACGACGTGCTGCTGGTCTCGGACGAGGTCATCTGCGCGTTCGGCCGCATCGGCGAGTTCTTCGCGGCGGACGCGTACGGCTACCAGCCCGACATGATCACGTTCGCCAAGGCCGTCACGAGCGGCTACTCGCCCCTCGGCGGCACGGTGGTCAGCGACCGCATCTACGAGCCGTTCTCGCACGGCAATGCCTCCTTCGCCCACGGGTACACGTTCGCCGGTCACCCGGTCTCCGCCGCCGTGGCGCTGGAGAACCTCGACATCTTCGAGGAGGAGGGCCTGAACGCCCACGTCCGCGAGAACTCCCCGATCTTCCGCCGCACGCTCGAGAAGCTCACCGATCTGCCGATCGTGGGGGACGTCCGCGGCGACGGCTACTTCTTCGGCATCGAACTGGTCAAGGACAAGACGACCAAGCAGACCTTCGACGAGGACGAGTCCGAGCGCCTGCTGCGCGGCTTCATGTCGAAGGCGCTGTTCGACGCGGGGCTCTACTGCCGCGCCGACGACCGCGGCGACCCCGTCATCCAGCTCGCGCCGCCGCTGACGATCGGGCCGCAGGAGTTCGTCGAGATCGAGCAGATCCTGCGGGGCGTGCTCACCGAGGCGTGGGCGCGCCTGTAG
- a CDS encoding FUSC family protein: protein MSEEQPQRRRMRMPWPTATVATVRSLYTMRPAPGPRWPLALQAGLSVATPIAVMTFAGLPEVGYQAATGAFTALHVAQLRPGERAKVLPLVAALLIGSAALGVLVGPSMPATLAGLVVVTALASAVSFGFRFGPPGPLFFVLVFGISAHIADVAPSFSAGPFLLAVAGGCVFSYLLALTPLVLPRVRREPVRPLAELMWPPVWDAATLTMLLRAVAAAVVGAGVAAWVDPDRAYWIVSSGVAVAAAGIALQRRVAVSRGLQRAIGTAAGAGLYFALILVPWAGFALAALLGTLQFVIELLVVRNYGLALLFITPLVLLLTGAASGDIGSTAVAVERIIDTLVGSAIGMLVVLIPGPRAREQAVE from the coding sequence ATGAGCGAGGAGCAGCCGCAGCGGCGGAGGATGCGGATGCCGTGGCCCACGGCGACGGTCGCCACGGTGCGCAGCCTCTACACGATGCGGCCGGCCCCCGGCCCCCGATGGCCGCTGGCCCTGCAGGCGGGGCTGTCGGTCGCGACGCCGATCGCCGTGATGACCTTCGCGGGTCTGCCCGAGGTCGGGTACCAGGCGGCGACCGGCGCGTTCACCGCGCTGCACGTCGCTCAGCTGCGGCCGGGGGAGCGCGCGAAGGTCCTGCCGCTGGTCGCGGCCCTCCTGATCGGCAGCGCCGCGCTCGGCGTGCTCGTCGGGCCGTCGATGCCCGCCACGCTCGCCGGGCTCGTGGTCGTCACGGCGCTTGCGAGCGCTGTCAGCTTCGGGTTCCGGTTCGGCCCGCCCGGGCCCCTCTTCTTCGTGCTGGTCTTCGGCATCTCGGCGCACATCGCCGATGTCGCCCCGTCGTTCTCGGCAGGGCCGTTCCTGCTCGCGGTGGCCGGCGGCTGCGTCTTCTCGTACCTGCTGGCGCTGACGCCGCTGGTGCTGCCGCGGGTGCGTCGGGAGCCGGTGCGACCGCTCGCCGAGCTGATGTGGCCGCCGGTGTGGGATGCCGCGACGCTGACGATGCTGCTGCGCGCGGTGGCTGCGGCGGTCGTCGGCGCCGGCGTCGCCGCCTGGGTGGATCCCGACCGCGCCTACTGGATCGTGAGTTCGGGCGTCGCCGTCGCCGCCGCCGGCATCGCGCTGCAGCGTCGGGTCGCCGTCAGCCGTGGGCTGCAGCGCGCGATCGGCACCGCGGCCGGGGCCGGGCTGTACTTCGCGCTGATCCTCGTCCCGTGGGCGGGATTCGCGCTGGCGGCGCTGCTGGGCACGCTTCAATTCGTGATCGAGCTGCTCGTCGTGCGCAACTACGGGCTCGCGCTGCTGTTCATCACGCCGCTCGTGCTGCTGCTGACCGGCGCCGCGAGCGGCGACATCGGTTCGACGGCCGTCGCCGTCGAGCGCATCATCGACACGCTCGTCGGCTCGGCGATCGGGATGCTCGTGGTCCTCATCCCGGGCCCGCGGGCCCGCGAGCAGGCGGTGGAGTGA
- a CDS encoding ATP-dependent DNA ligase, whose translation MGRFIYDTVANGVDIEDRTLAHLRIVVMNKLRRGESFMFDVEMGDGSGRRSFWMHSSVPLQFHFYGSRQPRINRVWVEEMMLAAGGPNGLWIMPEPSEEAATAVAEE comes from the coding sequence GTGGGCAGGTTCATCTATGACACCGTCGCGAACGGCGTCGACATCGAAGACCGTACTCTCGCGCATCTGCGCATCGTCGTGATGAACAAGCTGCGAAGAGGCGAGTCGTTCATGTTCGACGTCGAGATGGGCGACGGCAGCGGTCGCCGCAGCTTCTGGATGCATTCGTCGGTTCCGCTGCAGTTCCACTTCTACGGCAGCCGGCAGCCGCGCATCAACCGCGTGTGGGTCGAGGAGATGATGCTCGCCGCGGGCGGCCCGAACGGCCTGTGGATCATGCCCGAGCCGTCGGAGGAGGCCGCGACGGCCGTCGCCGAGGAGTGA
- a CDS encoding TetR/AcrR family transcriptional regulator — MTNDTVARPNRGRAAGPENRRALIAAAREIYATEGPSAPFSAIAKRAGVGQGSLYRHFPDRIALAVAVFEDNIADMDAQLSGPEASVADLMRRVADQAMTSTALISLVTADLEDPRVAPLNARFASVVARVVSNDRAAGRIGDHVDEADVAMALGMIASELAHMPESERPRIAERAQTLFAAAFAPR; from the coding sequence GTGACGAACGACACGGTGGCACGGCCGAACCGGGGCCGCGCGGCGGGTCCCGAGAACCGGCGCGCGCTCATCGCGGCGGCGCGCGAGATCTACGCCACCGAGGGTCCGTCCGCGCCCTTCAGCGCGATCGCCAAGCGCGCCGGCGTCGGCCAGGGGAGCCTGTACCGGCATTTCCCCGACCGCATCGCGCTGGCCGTCGCCGTGTTCGAGGACAACATCGCCGACATGGACGCGCAGCTGTCCGGTCCCGAGGCCTCCGTCGCGGATCTCATGCGCCGCGTCGCCGACCAGGCGATGACGTCGACGGCGCTCATCTCCCTCGTGACCGCGGACCTCGAGGACCCACGCGTGGCTCCCTTGAACGCGCGGTTCGCCAGTGTCGTGGCACGGGTGGTCTCGAACGACCGCGCGGCCGGCCGCATCGGCGACCACGTCGACGAGGCCGACGTCGCGATGGCGCTGGGCATGATCGCGAGCGAACTGGCGCACATGCCCGAGTCCGAGCGGCCGCGCATCGCCGAGCGCGCGCAGACCCTGTTCGCCGCCGCTTTCGCCCCCCGCTGA
- a CDS encoding SLC13 family permease: MDPVVATLVILVLAVVAFVSNRVPLGIVAIGVALALYFTGVLTINEAFAGFGDPTVLFIAALFVVSESLDASGVMAWAGQKVIGRAGTKRTTLIIVISLLAALVSAIISVNGATAALLPLVVVVAARAALPASQMLMPLAFAASAGSLLLLTGTPVNIIVSDFAANSGARAFGYWEFALVGVPVVVGAVILLVLFSKRLLPERAGAIMPMDLVRHARLLRDQYSLSMETGVILGASSGVSEIVVAPRSPLIGESVSPGMKTPAGDLVVLAVRRGDDLLKGPDIAVQMGDVLLLQGTWDELSRHAAAPGVLAVDAPELMRRSVPLGSGAKRALVILGLMVVLLSTGLVPAAVAALLAAGALVVTGTVSPTRAYRSISWTTIVLIAGMIPLSTAFTKTGAADLVAGYLLSILGDASPHLALLVLVVVTVVLSQLISNTATVLIVAPIALSIAATMEVSVLPFMMALTVAGASAFLTPIATPANLMVMEPGGYKFGDYWKLGTPLTLFFIVMAVLYVPLIWPF; this comes from the coding sequence GTGGACCCGGTCGTGGCAACACTCGTGATCCTGGTGCTCGCGGTCGTCGCATTCGTGAGCAACCGCGTGCCGCTGGGCATCGTGGCGATCGGCGTCGCCCTCGCGCTGTACTTCACCGGGGTCCTGACGATCAACGAGGCGTTCGCCGGGTTCGGCGATCCGACGGTGCTGTTCATCGCCGCACTGTTCGTGGTGAGCGAATCCCTCGACGCGTCGGGGGTCATGGCGTGGGCCGGGCAGAAGGTGATCGGGCGCGCGGGCACCAAGCGCACGACGCTCATCATCGTGATCTCGCTGCTGGCGGCGCTCGTGTCCGCGATCATCAGCGTCAACGGCGCCACCGCGGCCCTGCTGCCGCTCGTCGTCGTGGTCGCCGCGCGGGCCGCGCTGCCCGCGTCGCAGATGCTCATGCCGCTCGCGTTCGCGGCATCCGCGGGGTCCCTGCTGCTGCTGACCGGGACGCCCGTGAACATCATCGTGTCGGACTTCGCCGCGAACAGCGGAGCGCGCGCGTTCGGCTACTGGGAGTTCGCGCTCGTCGGCGTCCCGGTCGTCGTGGGCGCCGTCATCCTGCTGGTCCTGTTCAGCAAGCGCCTGCTGCCCGAGCGCGCCGGGGCGATCATGCCGATGGACCTCGTGCGCCACGCCCGCCTGCTGCGCGACCAGTACTCGCTCAGCATGGAGACCGGCGTCATCCTCGGCGCTTCGAGCGGTGTCAGCGAGATCGTCGTCGCGCCCCGGTCGCCGCTGATCGGGGAATCGGTGTCGCCGGGCATGAAGACGCCGGCCGGCGACCTCGTGGTGCTCGCCGTCCGCCGCGGGGACGATCTGCTGAAGGGCCCCGACATCGCCGTGCAGATGGGCGACGTGCTGCTGCTTCAGGGGACGTGGGACGAGCTCAGCCGGCACGCCGCGGCTCCCGGTGTGCTCGCCGTCGACGCCCCCGAGCTGATGCGCCGGTCGGTGCCTCTCGGCAGTGGCGCGAAGCGGGCGCTGGTGATCCTCGGACTCATGGTGGTGCTGCTGTCGACCGGCCTCGTGCCCGCCGCCGTCGCCGCGCTGCTGGCCGCGGGTGCCCTGGTCGTGACCGGGACCGTGTCGCCCACGCGGGCGTACCGTTCGATCTCATGGACGACGATCGTGCTCATCGCCGGCATGATCCCGCTGTCGACCGCGTTCACCAAGACCGGTGCCGCCGACCTCGTGGCCGGCTACCTGCTCAGCATCCTGGGCGACGCGAGTCCGCACCTGGCGCTGCTGGTGCTGGTGGTCGTCACCGTGGTGCTCAGCCAGCTGATCAGCAACACCGCGACCGTCCTGATCGTCGCCCCCATCGCGCTGTCGATCGCGGCGACGATGGAGGTCTCGGTGCTGCCCTTCATGATGGCGCTCACGGTCGCCGGCGCGTCCGCGTTCCTCACCCCGATCGCCACGCCGGCGAACCTCATGGTGATGGAGCCCGGCGGCTACAAGTTCGGCGACTACTGGAAGCTGGGCACGCCTCTCACCCTGTTCTTCATCGTCATGGCGGTGCTGTACGTGCCCCTGATCTGGCCCTTCTGA
- the manA gene encoding mannose-6-phosphate isomerase, class I yields MTAHLLEIIGDVRDYAWGTPGGVSRALGRPATDEVEAELWLGAHPSAPSRIVDADAAGATDLAAWERSTGTAVPFLLKLLSASSPLSLQAHPTTEQAVAGFAAEEAAGVARDARERNYKDASAKPELIVALEDGFEGLCGFRPLPATLEAVAVLAETAEDPAPFAEWERMLRAEDGVRTAFDWLLSGGPAVESLVRQVTAAAEADPARFELPGRLAAGYPADPGIAIALMLNHVTLQAGECLWLPAGNIHAYLRGTGMELMGPSDNVLRGGLTPKHVDVPELRRVLDFSTGEPPHLAPARVSENVVAYRPASLPSGRGVAFALLAVTGDDVVTTSGPAIGIVVDGAFTVTAGDEAIELPRGGVVFVTDAATLDIRGDGRFFLAAG; encoded by the coding sequence ATGACCGCTCACCTGCTCGAGATCATCGGCGATGTGCGCGACTATGCGTGGGGGACCCCCGGAGGCGTCTCTCGCGCGCTCGGCCGTCCGGCCACCGACGAGGTGGAGGCGGAGCTGTGGCTCGGCGCGCACCCCTCGGCTCCCAGCCGGATCGTCGACGCGGACGCCGCGGGCGCGACCGACCTGGCGGCCTGGGAGCGGTCGACCGGCACGGCCGTGCCGTTCCTGCTGAAGCTGCTGTCGGCGTCATCTCCGCTGTCGCTGCAGGCCCACCCGACGACCGAGCAGGCCGTGGCGGGGTTCGCGGCGGAGGAGGCGGCCGGCGTCGCCCGCGACGCGCGCGAGCGCAACTACAAGGACGCGTCGGCCAAGCCCGAGCTGATCGTGGCGCTCGAGGACGGCTTCGAGGGGCTGTGCGGGTTCCGCCCGCTGCCCGCGACCCTCGAGGCGGTCGCCGTGCTCGCCGAGACCGCTGAGGACCCCGCTCCGTTCGCCGAGTGGGAGCGGATGCTGCGCGCCGAGGACGGTGTGCGGACGGCTTTCGACTGGCTACTGTCGGGCGGGCCGGCGGTGGAGTCGCTCGTGCGGCAGGTGACGGCGGCGGCCGAGGCGGACCCGGCGCGCTTCGAGCTGCCGGGCCGGCTCGCCGCCGGGTACCCGGCGGACCCGGGGATCGCGATCGCGCTCATGCTCAACCACGTGACGCTGCAGGCGGGGGAGTGCCTGTGGCTGCCCGCCGGCAACATCCACGCGTACCTGCGTGGCACCGGGATGGAGCTCATGGGCCCGAGCGACAACGTGCTGCGCGGCGGCCTGACGCCCAAGCACGTCGACGTCCCGGAGCTGCGCCGCGTGCTCGACTTCTCCACGGGAGAACCGCCCCACCTGGCGCCGGCGCGCGTCTCGGAGAACGTCGTCGCCTATCGTCCCGCCTCGCTGCCGTCGGGCCGGGGCGTTGCGTTCGCGCTGCTCGCGGTCACCGGCGACGACGTCGTCACGACGTCGGGCCCGGCCATCGGGATCGTGGTCGACGGCGCGTTCACCGTGACGGCGGGCGACGAGGCGATCGAGCTGCCGCGCGGCGGCGTCGTGTTCGTGACGGATGCCGCGACCCTCGACATCCGCGGCGACGGCCGCTTCTTCCTCGCCGCCGGCTGA
- a CDS encoding ATP-binding cassette domain-containing protein has product MTELGASGIRVSFGDTLALDDVSIDVPVGEVTGVVGGDGAGKSTLLKVFAGRVGVTAGEVRTLGKAQIGYQPATSGVWGNLSVIENVEFVGQSYGMSGTAIRARGDELLERAGLTAARKRLGSALSGGMRQKLGFVLAILHEPRLVLLDEPSTGVDPVSRVELWRLVSGVAASDTAVLMATTYLDEAQRAASVVALDQGRVIAAGLPGDIIAGMPGRIALLPDAEKPVPDSWRRGAARHIWLGGGAAPETTPIAEPDLEDALIALTLSRRADGVDADVHPRRAAHARRIARTHHRQFTPVDMPETRPSGLVPGTTLAAGRNVTRRFGGQVAVDDVSIDVKAGEVVGLIGANGAGKTTFLRALIGLDRPDEGEAELFGSAPDAASRRRLGYVPQGLGLYRTVSVRENVEFFSRVYGTPEAPLPASLAAVTKDVVGDIGLGRQRQLAFALALSHDPELLVLDEPTSGVDPLSRARLWDIIHAQADAGRGVLVTTHYLQEAEQCTRLALMSQGELLGMGSVDDLIAGVTAVEVRSPRWQDAFTTLGDAGLPTMLSGRTVRVAGVPADRVREALGGIDATVADVAPTLEEAMVLLES; this is encoded by the coding sequence GTGACCGAGCTGGGCGCCTCGGGCATCCGCGTGTCGTTCGGCGACACGCTGGCCCTCGACGACGTGTCGATCGACGTCCCGGTGGGCGAGGTGACCGGCGTCGTCGGCGGCGACGGCGCAGGCAAGTCGACGCTGCTGAAGGTGTTCGCCGGTCGCGTGGGCGTCACGGCCGGCGAGGTCCGCACGCTCGGGAAGGCGCAGATCGGCTACCAGCCCGCGACCAGCGGCGTGTGGGGCAACCTGAGCGTCATCGAGAACGTGGAGTTCGTCGGGCAGTCCTACGGGATGTCGGGCACGGCGATCCGCGCGCGCGGCGACGAGCTGCTCGAGCGCGCCGGTCTCACGGCGGCGCGCAAGCGGCTCGGGTCGGCGCTGTCGGGCGGCATGCGCCAGAAGTTGGGCTTCGTGCTGGCGATCCTCCACGAGCCTCGGCTGGTGCTGCTCGACGAGCCGAGCACGGGCGTCGACCCGGTCAGCCGGGTCGAGCTGTGGCGGCTGGTGTCGGGCGTGGCCGCGAGCGACACGGCGGTGCTGATGGCCACGACGTATCTGGACGAGGCGCAGCGCGCCGCATCCGTCGTCGCCCTGGACCAGGGTCGCGTGATCGCCGCCGGCCTTCCCGGCGACATCATCGCGGGCATGCCCGGCCGGATCGCGCTGCTGCCCGACGCCGAGAAGCCGGTGCCGGACTCATGGCGGCGCGGCGCGGCGCGGCACATCTGGCTCGGCGGCGGTGCGGCGCCGGAGACCACACCCATCGCCGAGCCCGACCTCGAGGACGCCCTCATCGCGCTCACCCTGTCGCGCCGGGCCGACGGCGTCGACGCCGACGTCCACCCGCGCCGCGCGGCGCACGCGCGCCGCATCGCCCGCACGCACCACCGCCAGTTCACGCCGGTGGACATGCCCGAGACGCGGCCGTCCGGGCTCGTCCCCGGCACGACGCTCGCCGCGGGCCGCAACGTCACGCGCCGCTTCGGAGGGCAGGTCGCCGTCGACGACGTCAGCATCGACGTGAAGGCGGGAGAGGTCGTCGGGCTCATCGGGGCGAACGGCGCCGGCAAGACGACGTTCCTGCGTGCGCTCATCGGACTCGACCGCCCCGACGAGGGCGAGGCCGAGCTGTTCGGCTCGGCGCCGGATGCCGCCTCGCGCCGGCGCCTCGGCTACGTGCCGCAGGGCCTCGGCCTGTACCGGACCGTCAGCGTGCGCGAGAACGTCGAGTTCTTCTCGCGCGTGTACGGCACGCCCGAGGCGCCGCTGCCGGCGTCGCTGGCCGCCGTCACGAAGGACGTCGTCGGCGACATCGGACTCGGACGCCAGCGCCAGCTCGCGTTCGCCCTCGCGCTCAGCCACGATCCCGAGCTGCTGGTGCTCGACGAGCCCACGTCGGGCGTGGACCCGCTCTCGCGCGCCCGGCTGTGGGACATCATCCACGCGCAGGCCGATGCCGGGCGCGGCGTGCTGGTGACCACGCACTATCTGCAGGAGGCCGAGCAGTGCACGCGCCTCGCGCTGATGTCGCAGGGCGAGCTGCTGGGCATGGGTTCGGTCGACGACCTCATCGCGGGGGTGACCGCCGTCGAGGTCCGTTCGCCCCGGTGGCAGGACGCGTTCACGACCCTCGGCGACGCGGGCCTGCCGACGATGCTCTCGGGGCGCACGGTGCGGGTCGCGGGCGTCCCCGCCGACCGGGTGCGAGAGGCTCTGGGCGGCATCGACGCGACGGTCGCCGACGTCGCGCCGACCCTCGAGGAGGCGATGGTGCTGCTCGAGTCGTGA
- a CDS encoding ABC transporter permease, which produces MRAVFLKEFQELRRDRRTLGMLIVMPLLLLVIFGYAANFTVDTFTLSIYGSAAEDVQSQIEDNDDLADHFDILTVDTDGTKTDAETELREDKADVAILADGDSVTVYIDGSNLFAAQGAQVLFAQVQQQLAQNPQAPAMEVEILFNPDLKTSWVMIPAIIGLILTFIGTIITSIGLVREREAGTMEQLAVMPLKAPAVILGKIMPYFLLASFDMVLIAGIGIWLFGVPFNGNPWIFVVGAALFLFAVLGIGVLISSVSQTSGQAIQLAMMTLLPQILLSGMIFPLDAMAPGVRWIGYLLPLTYFTMLSQGVMLRDAPWDSLWLPLTVLAIMAVVIFGLAVIRLHRSIAPAKQRSAEDAK; this is translated from the coding sequence ATGCGGGCTGTGTTCCTCAAGGAGTTCCAGGAGCTGCGGCGCGACCGCAGGACGCTGGGAATGCTCATCGTCATGCCGTTGCTGCTGCTGGTGATCTTCGGCTACGCGGCGAACTTCACCGTCGATACGTTCACACTGTCGATATACGGCAGCGCCGCCGAGGACGTCCAGAGCCAGATCGAGGACAACGACGACCTGGCCGATCACTTCGACATCCTCACCGTCGACACCGACGGGACGAAGACGGATGCCGAGACCGAGCTGCGCGAGGACAAGGCGGACGTCGCGATCCTCGCCGACGGCGACAGCGTCACGGTCTACATCGACGGGTCGAACCTGTTCGCCGCGCAGGGCGCGCAGGTGCTGTTCGCGCAGGTGCAGCAGCAGCTGGCGCAGAACCCGCAGGCGCCGGCGATGGAGGTCGAGATCCTGTTCAACCCGGATCTGAAGACCTCGTGGGTCATGATCCCGGCGATCATCGGCCTGATCCTGACCTTCATCGGCACGATCATCACGAGCATCGGCCTGGTGCGAGAGCGCGAGGCGGGCACGATGGAGCAGCTGGCGGTCATGCCGCTGAAGGCCCCCGCGGTGATCCTCGGCAAGATCATGCCGTACTTCCTGCTCGCCTCGTTCGACATGGTGCTCATCGCCGGCATCGGCATCTGGCTGTTCGGCGTGCCCTTCAACGGCAACCCGTGGATCTTCGTCGTCGGCGCGGCGCTGTTCCTGTTCGCGGTCCTGGGCATCGGCGTGCTCATCTCGTCGGTGTCGCAGACGTCGGGGCAGGCGATCCAGCTGGCGATGATGACGCTGCTGCCGCAGATCCTGCTGTCGGGCATGATCTTCCCGCTCGACGCCATGGCGCCCGGTGTCCGGTGGATCGGGTATCTGCTGCCGCTGACCTACTTCACGATGCTGTCGCAGGGCGTGATGCTGCGCGACGCCCCGTGGGATTCGCTGTGGCTGCCGCTCACGGTGCTGGCCATCATGGCCGTGGTGATCTTCGGGCTCGCGGTCATCCGGCTGCATCGGAGCATCGCTCCCGCGAAGCAGCGCAGCGCCGAGGACGCGAAGTGA
- a CDS encoding TetR family transcriptional regulator codes for MPEHRAPSSRRRRGRPRGGDSGARERIVDAAVAEFGARGYDGATIRAIAARAGVDAALVHHYFGTKDDLFTATIDAPLGPAKAVPGMLAGDLDTAGERIVRYVLETWEDPAFRRRGVAILRAIVANRRSTSLLVGLVSREVLGRIADRLEGPDAERRAALVGSQIVGLMVTRYVLELPPMASAPVDDIVAAVGPTVQRYLTGPLGPPP; via the coding sequence ATGCCGGAGCACCGGGCACCGTCCTCCCGACGCCGCCGAGGGCGTCCGCGCGGCGGCGACTCGGGCGCGCGGGAGCGCATCGTCGACGCCGCCGTGGCGGAGTTCGGCGCGCGCGGCTACGACGGCGCGACGATCCGCGCGATCGCCGCCCGCGCCGGCGTCGACGCGGCCCTCGTCCACCACTACTTCGGCACGAAGGACGACCTGTTCACGGCCACGATCGACGCGCCGCTCGGACCCGCGAAGGCCGTGCCCGGCATGCTCGCGGGCGACCTCGACACGGCGGGCGAGCGCATCGTGCGGTACGTGCTCGAGACCTGGGAGGACCCGGCCTTCCGCCGGCGGGGCGTGGCGATCCTGCGCGCGATCGTGGCCAACCGGCGCTCGACGTCGCTGCTGGTGGGACTCGTGTCGCGCGAGGTGCTCGGCCGCATCGCCGACCGCCTCGAGGGGCCGGATGCCGAGCGGCGGGCGGCGCTGGTGGGCAGCCAGATCGTGGGCCTGATGGTGACGCGGTACGTGCTCGAACTGCCGCCGATGGCCTCGGCACCCGTCGACGACATCGTCGCCGCCGTCGGGCCGACGGTGCAGCGCTACCTCACGGGGCCGCTCGGTCCGCCGCCGTAG
- a CDS encoding VanZ family protein — protein sequence MAQAQVLLGLIAVFFGVIAGLLLFVPAVAISYRRHGRLALSTLALWGAALLYFVAVWVYTLLPMPEPSTIVCTQPQLDPFAFVEDLRGAASGGSFLTDAGFLQLALNVLLFVPLGILIRLIWRRGIVVSLIAGLLLSLLIETTQVTGVWGLYPCAYRLFDVDDLLTNTLGAVLGSLLSLLIAPRLRVRPDRVAAALLPQPVTRTRRLIASLSDFLSVTLTGIATAVVIALGAALTVGDHVLDPTDAWVTWTVALVPFALSAGFFAFTGRTIGQAAVQLRYTGSPYPRVVAGVLIFFGGIGGYQVLSAIPAIAQWATPLFAIVSIVLVLVTAGARGLPGVLSRSRLVDSRADAASAGSAEEAPTAADRAAP from the coding sequence ATGGCGCAGGCGCAGGTTCTGCTGGGGTTGATCGCCGTCTTCTTCGGCGTGATCGCGGGGCTGCTGCTCTTCGTCCCCGCGGTCGCGATCTCGTACCGTCGCCACGGACGGCTCGCGCTGTCGACCCTCGCGCTGTGGGGCGCCGCGCTGCTGTACTTCGTGGCGGTGTGGGTCTACACGCTGCTTCCCATGCCGGAGCCGAGCACGATCGTCTGCACGCAGCCCCAGCTGGATCCGTTCGCGTTCGTCGAGGACCTGCGCGGGGCGGCGTCCGGCGGCAGCTTCCTGACCGACGCGGGCTTCCTTCAGCTCGCCCTCAACGTGCTGCTCTTCGTCCCGCTCGGCATCCTCATCCGCCTGATCTGGCGACGCGGCATCGTGGTCTCGCTGATCGCGGGACTGCTCCTGTCGCTGCTCATCGAGACCACGCAGGTCACCGGCGTGTGGGGACTGTATCCGTGCGCGTACCGCCTGTTCGACGTCGACGACCTGCTGACCAACACCCTCGGGGCCGTCCTCGGATCGCTGCTGTCGCTGCTGATCGCGCCGCGCCTGCGGGTCCGCCCCGATCGTGTCGCGGCCGCTCTGCTCCCGCAGCCGGTCACCCGCACGCGACGGCTGATCGCGTCGCTGTCGGACTTCCTGAGCGTGACGCTCACCGGCATCGCGACGGCGGTCGTGATCGCGCTGGGCGCGGCGCTGACCGTCGGCGACCATGTGCTCGACCCCACGGACGCGTGGGTGACCTGGACGGTCGCGCTCGTCCCCTTCGCCCTCTCGGCCGGCTTCTTCGCGTTCACCGGCCGCACGATCGGACAGGCGGCCGTGCAGCTGCGGTACACCGGCTCGCCGTATCCGCGCGTCGTCGCCGGGGTCCTGATCTTCTTCGGCGGGATCGGCGGGTATCAGGTGCTCAGCGCGATCCCCGCGATCGCGCAATGGGCCACGCCGCTGTTCGCGATCGTGTCGATCGTCCTGGTGCTGGTCACCGCGGGTGCTCGCGGGCTCCCCGGCGTCCTGTCGCGTTCGCGCCTGGTGGATTCCCGGGCGGATGCCGCATCCGCAGGCAGCGCCGAGGAGGCGCCTACGGCGGCGGACCGAGCGGCCCCGTGA